Sequence from the Epinephelus moara isolate mb chromosome 19, YSFRI_EMoa_1.0, whole genome shotgun sequence genome:
tgttttctcagttttcttacttttttgctttattaagtttggtatttgtgctggctttttggtattgtcattttgaaactgcgccctctcaaaacatgctgattAAGAGAGTTGTACTAGTTTTCCTCACCCTggaattacttatttcattcggacccggcaccattgcgcaacaacttcatggccgcattgtttactccagagatcagctgatAGCGCTGAGGCCGGCCGGCTTGGCGGCCGGAACATCGGAGATACCAGCTGAACTGtgggggaaaacacacagaggatgcaggggaggaagtaaacagcgacggaaaaaagcagggttgagacaacggaggcttatggagaagagaagatataagccgtgtctcccctctctcatcatgggcaacgtgaggtcactggcaaataagatggacgagctgaCAGCGGTCACCAAAAGTCAGAAGGAGTACCGGGAATGTAGTCTTATGTGCTTCAATGAGACATGGCTTCACCAGGACATTCCCGACAATAATGTCTCCATCAGCGGCTTCCAGACTGTTCGGGCCGACCGGGACTGCACCGAGAGCGGTAAGCGTAAAGGAGGGGGGCTTGCTGTTCTAGTAAATAACCGCTGGTGCAGTCCTGACCATATTTCCATTAAGGAACGTATCTGTTGCccggacattgaactgtttgctgttggacTCAGGCCGTATTATTTGCCCAGGGAGTTTTCACATGCCATTATTGTAACTGATTACATCCCCCCCTCTGCCAACCCGACGTCGGCATGTGACGTCATTCACTCCGCCATAGCCCGCCTGCAGACTAAACACCCGAGTGCCTTCATAGCTATCTCGGGTGACTTCAAccatgtcaccatggcaacaacattacccacattcacacagtatgtgagctgccctaccagagaggagagaacactgGACTTGCTGTATGCAAACGCCAAAGATGCATACAgctgctcccccctcccccctctgggtAGGTCAGACCACAATCTGGTGCACCTCAACCCCTGCTATGTNNNNNNNNNNNNNNNNNNNNNNNNNNNNNNNNNNNNNAGATGCATACAgctgctcccccctcccccctctgggtAGGTCAGACCACAATCTGGTGCACCTCAACCCCTGCTATGTACCACTAGTCAAGAGCCAGCCTGCGAccatgaggacagtgaggagatgGTCGGAGGAGACTTATGAGACACTGCAGGGCTGNNNNNNNNNNNNNNNNNNNNNNNNNNNNNNNNNNNNNNNNNNNNNNNNNNNNNNNNNNNNNNNNNNNNNNNNNNNNNNNNNNNNNNNNNNNNNNNNNNNNNNNNNNNNNNNNNNNNNNNNNNNNNNNNNNNNNNNNNNNNNNNNNNNNNNNNNNNNNNNNNNNNNNNNNNNNNNNNNNNNNNNNNNNNNNNNNNNNNNNNNNNNNNNNNNNNNNNNNNNNNNNNNNNNNNNNNNNNNNNNNNNNNNNNNNNNNNNNNNNNNNNNNNNNNNNNNNNNNNNNNNNNNNNNNNNNNNNNNNNNNNNNNNNNNNNNNNNNNN
This genomic interval carries:
- the LOC126407114 gene encoding uncharacterized protein LOC126407114 translates to MEKRRYKPCLPSLIMGNVRSLANKMDELTAVTKSQKEYRECSLMCFNETWLHQDIPDNNVSISGFQTVRADRDCTESGKRKGGGLAVLVNNRWCSPDHISIKERICCPDIELFAVGLRPYYLPREFSHAIIVTDYIPPSANPTSACDVIHSAIARLQTKHPSAFIAISGDFNHVTMATTLPTFTQYVSCPTREERTLDLLYANAKDAYSCSPLPPLGRSDHNLVHLNPCYVPLVKSQPATMRTVRRWSEETYETLQVALWTTALGLREGVPLGPVRSRVTITTDASEAGWGTLWGNHPAWGRWGPFWRGTHINLLELEAVYRALVYFLPVIQGKHVLVQINNSTVVAYINHQGGLRSWSLHNLAKSSSGLMLRVCP